A part of Candidatus Dormiibacterota bacterium genomic DNA contains:
- the pstB gene encoding phosphate ABC transporter ATP-binding protein PstB, with the protein MARRPEFEKAALRVRDLSLWYGETQALHGIELDVPERKITGLIGPSGCGKSTLLRCINRMQDLIDGVRISGEILFHDKNVFGPDVDVFALRRRIGMVFQKSNPFPKSIYDNVAYGPRILGTRSRAALDQAVERSLGSAALWDEVKDRLHESALRLSGGQQQRLCIARALAVEPEVLLMDEPCSALDPIATAKIEELMDELKSRYTIVVVTHNMQQAARASDVTGFLLMGELVEFGETPKIFTTPGDRRTEDYITGRFG; encoded by the coding sequence GCACGGCATCGAGCTCGACGTTCCGGAGCGCAAGATCACGGGGTTGATCGGACCCTCGGGCTGCGGGAAGTCGACCTTGCTGCGCTGCATCAACCGCATGCAGGACTTGATCGACGGCGTGCGCATCTCGGGCGAGATCCTGTTCCACGACAAGAACGTGTTCGGGCCCGACGTCGACGTATTCGCGCTGCGCCGCCGCATCGGCATGGTGTTCCAGAAGTCGAACCCGTTCCCGAAGTCCATCTACGACAACGTCGCCTACGGCCCCCGGATCCTCGGCACGCGGTCGCGGGCGGCCCTCGACCAGGCGGTCGAGCGCAGCCTCGGCTCGGCCGCCCTCTGGGACGAGGTCAAGGACCGCCTGCACGAGAGCGCCCTGCGGCTCTCCGGCGGGCAGCAGCAGAGGCTCTGCATCGCCCGGGCGCTCGCGGTCGAGCCGGAGGTGCTGTTGATGGACGAGCCGTGCTCGGCCCTGGATCCGATCGCCACCGCCAAGATCGAAGAGCTGATGGACGAGCTGAAGTCGCGCTACACCATCGTCGTTGTCACGCACAACATGCAGCAGGCGGCGCGCGCCTCCGACGTCACCGGCTTCCTCCTGATGGGCGAGCTGGTGGAGTTCGGCGAGACGCCGAAGATCTTCACGACCCCGGGCGACCGGCGCACCGAGGACTACATCACGGGACGGTTCGGTTGA
- the phoU gene encoding phosphate signaling complex protein PhoU produces the protein MEHTSRHYEMELVELKEKILFVGGMVEEMIGSAMRSLLDRDPELARQVIDSDPRVDVAELEVDHLCLNLLALRQPAASDLRFIATALKIVTDLERIGDLAVNIAERSIELNEEPPLKPYIDIPRMASAAAGMVRQSLDAFVKRDPFLARQVLRADAAVDELNVQLFRELLTYMIEEPKNVSRALRITFIAKYLERVADHATNIAQMVIFMCEGRDVRHPGAQKRAGGES, from the coding sequence ATGGAGCACACCAGCCGGCATTACGAGATGGAGCTCGTGGAGCTGAAGGAGAAGATCCTCTTCGTCGGCGGCATGGTCGAGGAGATGATCGGCTCGGCGATGCGCTCCCTCCTGGACCGGGATCCCGAGCTGGCGCGCCAGGTCATCGACTCGGACCCCAGGGTCGACGTCGCCGAGCTGGAGGTCGATCACCTCTGCCTGAACCTGCTGGCGCTGCGGCAGCCGGCCGCGTCGGACCTGAGGTTCATCGCCACCGCCCTCAAGATCGTGACCGACCTCGAGCGCATCGGCGACCTTGCGGTCAACATCGCCGAGCGCTCGATCGAGCTGAACGAAGAGCCGCCGCTCAAGCCGTACATCGACATCCCCCGCATGGCGTCGGCCGCGGCGGGGATGGTCCGCCAGTCGCTCGACGCCTTCGTGAAACGGGACCCCTTCCTGGCGCGCCAGGTGCTGCGGGCGGACGCCGCCGTGGACGAACTGAACGTCCAGCTGTTCCGCGAGCTCCTGACCTACATGATCGAGGAGCCGAAGAACGTCAGCCGGGCCCTGCGCATCACCTTCATCGCGAAGTACCTCGAGCGCGTCGCCGATCACGCCACCAACATCGCCCAGATGGTCATCTTCATGTGCGAGGGGCGCGACGTGCGTCATCCCGGCGCCCAGAAGCGCGCGGGCGGGGAGTCCTGA